The Brassica napus cultivar Da-Ae chromosome C7, Da-Ae, whole genome shotgun sequence genome has a segment encoding these proteins:
- the LOC125590133 gene encoding cytidine deaminase 6-like, which translates to MAQPSKFVLINEPYGVVSDPMDLVSLIDRKVYLRMAPISGRHVGAVGLGFSRKVFLGINVELPGLPLHHSIHAEQFLVVNLMLNSEQNLTHLAVSSSDSVFHAPCGHCRQFLQEITEASIIQVLIKDPALGIQEFVTLKSLLPRHSNLLPDLLQARDNKLLLLSSEGCEDLVLLRTALAAANRSFAPYSKCPSGVALKDREGKVYRGWYIESAAYNPSLGPVQAALVDFVISGGTKFEDIVEAVLVEKRDAVVSQEKTAKMILETIADPKCAVKVFHCV; encoded by the coding sequence ATGGCACAGCCCTCAAAATTCGTTCTCATAAACGAACCCTATGGTGTCGTCAGCGACCCAATGGACCTTGTTTCACTGATCGACCGTAAGGTTTATCTCCGTATGGCTCCAATCTCCGGACGTCACGTCGGAGCAGTTGGACTCGGATTTTCCCGCAAGGTCTTCTTAGGCATCAACGTCGAACTTCCCGGTCTTCCTCTTCACCACTCCATCCACGCCGAGCAGTTCCTAGTCGTCAACCTCATGCTCAACTCCGAGCAAAACCTCACACACTTAGCCGTCTCCTCTAGCGACTCCGTCTTCCACGCGCCTTGCGGTCACTGCCGTCAGTTTCTTCAAGAAATCACCGAGGCGTCTATCATCCAAGTCCTTATCAAAGATCCAGCACTTGGCATACAAGAATTCGTGACTCTCAAGAGTCTCCTTCCACGTCACTCCAATCTCCTCCCTGACCTTCTCCAGGCGCGTGATAACAAACTCCTCTTATTGAGTTCAGAGGGATGTGAAGATCTTGTACTGCTTAGGACGGCTCTAGCGGCGGCGAACAGATCTTTTGCACCGTACAGTAAGTGTCCCTCGGGAGTGGCCTTGAAGGATCGTGAAGGGAAAGTGTATAGAGGATGGTACATTGAGTCAGCTGCGTATAACCCTAGCTTAGGGCCAGTGCAAGCTGCGTTGGTTGATTTTGTGATAAGTGGAGGTACAAAGTTCGAGGATATCGTGGAAGCGGTGCTGGTGGAGAAGAGAGATGCAGTGGTGAGTCAAGAGAAGACGGCGAAGATGATTCTAGAGACTATAGCCGACCCCAAATGCGCTGTCAAGGTCTTTCATTGCGTCTAG